Proteins co-encoded in one Parascardovia denticolens DSM 10105 = JCM 12538 genomic window:
- a CDS encoding FHA domain-containing protein, whose amino-acid sequence MISLKRLFDRIFFRNRRGQVSGLSSTRAEIPRLPPISSPEQLARPMGADITDRMMAVGRPFPQAVGNPLKGVERDSLLDSAEPVAKSVVKPVAQPVSPSAAPLGHQSVVPLINNQQAPAPARIPLPVPEPQRPAPAYQILFSDGRLIRIDPREGAVIYQIGRSLPEHLPEGVHPMPVDDGTGLISRSHFLLGYSREGVLWVQDLHSSNGTRIVDTLTEERWKVPSESRVRVKPSQRVEFGHSSLTISLEEEPL is encoded by the coding sequence ATGATTTCCTTGAAAAGACTTTTCGATCGGATCTTTTTCCGCAATCGGCGGGGCCAGGTGTCGGGGCTTTCCTCCACCCGGGCGGAAATCCCCAGGTTGCCGCCGATTTCGTCGCCTGAGCAGCTGGCCCGTCCGATGGGGGCGGATATCACCGACCGGATGATGGCGGTCGGCCGGCCCTTTCCTCAAGCGGTCGGGAACCCCCTGAAAGGCGTAGAAAGGGACTCCCTGCTGGATTCGGCGGAACCGGTCGCGAAATCAGTGGTGAAGCCGGTCGCCCAGCCGGTCTCTCCATCGGCCGCGCCCCTGGGTCATCAGTCAGTAGTTCCGCTAATCAACAACCAGCAGGCCCCCGCCCCGGCCAGGATTCCCCTGCCCGTCCCGGAACCCCAGCGTCCCGCCCCGGCCTATCAGATCCTCTTCTCCGATGGCCGCCTGATCAGGATCGACCCCCGGGAAGGGGCCGTGATCTATCAAATCGGCCGGTCCCTGCCCGAGCACCTGCCCGAAGGAGTCCATCCCATGCCTGTGGATGACGGCACCGGTCTCATCTCCCGGTCCCATTTCCTTTTGGGCTACTCCCGGGAAGGCGTGCTGTGGGTACAGGACCTTCATTCGTCGAACGGGACCCGGATCGTCGATACGTTGACGGAGGAAAGATGGAAGGTCCCTTCCGAAAGTCGGGTCAGGGTGAAGCCGTCGCAAAGGGTGGAGTTCGGCCACTCGTCTTTGACGATCTCCCTGGAGGAAGAACCCCTGTGA
- a CDS encoding translation initiation factor 2 yields the protein MAQTLSSPDFELMFLPPDSWVEVALDPARRSVQIAALAKTLERLLPEGASPASYISLRKGMEKVFSDAYSSGVRYAIMPRIRTDGTVGMLSLYNIAILPAASLEEDEEEARTRIYQSVIKEREGFLEGESSQISLVENPSLGTGVQVESLEYSQTAKGKNTAHQVAIFRTFFPVKNQTVVATGVCFQPELQEVLFHFFELMTSTLSLRQTEKGRSNETRPAKADQAEKKPGGEERRAG from the coding sequence ATGGCACAGACGTTGTCATCGCCGGATTTTGAACTGATGTTCCTTCCGCCCGACAGTTGGGTGGAAGTCGCGCTTGACCCTGCTCGCCGTTCGGTCCAGATCGCCGCTCTGGCGAAGACCCTCGAACGGCTCCTGCCGGAAGGGGCTTCCCCGGCTTCGTATATCTCTTTGCGCAAAGGCATGGAGAAGGTCTTCTCCGACGCCTATTCCTCCGGCGTCCGTTACGCCATCATGCCCCGCATCCGCACGGATGGGACCGTGGGCATGCTGTCCCTGTACAACATCGCCATCCTGCCCGCCGCCAGTCTGGAGGAGGACGAAGAGGAGGCCCGGACCCGGATCTACCAGTCGGTGATCAAAGAGCGGGAAGGGTTCCTCGAAGGGGAATCCAGCCAGATCTCCCTGGTGGAGAACCCCTCTTTGGGGACGGGGGTCCAGGTGGAATCCCTGGAATACTCCCAGACGGCCAAAGGCAAGAACACCGCCCACCAGGTCGCCATCTTCCGGACCTTCTTCCCGGTGAAGAACCAGACCGTAGTGGCCACCGGCGTCTGTTTCCAGCCGGAACTCCAAGAGGTCCTTTTCCACTTCTTCGAACTGATGACGTCCACCTTGTCCTTGCGGCAGACGGAAAAAGGTCGATCCAACGAAACCAGGCCGGCTAAGGCCGATCAGGCCGAGAAAAAGCCCGGCGGGGAAGAAAGACGGGCCGGATGA
- a CDS encoding aggregation-promoting factor C-terminal-like domain-containing protein has protein sequence MAGRHIESKESPLKRVTRKQWMVVVAVLAALAMIVSGSAFAASRKSSSAAAAGITEYSVNDLKNGQDVSRSDIRQALAEGRNGSNKDTTYVSVSINGRKRLVAGSNFTTVKSVLEAGNITLGSDEKVSPSLNSKVTEATQIIISSTNSEIQTVEQSIPFNTIKKNDPTLAQGTTKVQTEGKEGTMEITNLVTKNGTKTLSSNTISEYVKTVPTNKIILVGTKQPEAPKVSTNSNSNSSSSGSNSAPKASSNNYGTTLAQGDYQSYAHSQVLARKWGEDQFTCLVLLWQRESGWRVNAANPSGAYGIPQALPGSKMGPGWQTDAKVQIDWGLSYIAGRYGTPCGAWGHSNATGWY, from the coding sequence ATGGCTGGACGTCATATTGAAAGCAAGGAATCCCCCCTCAAACGCGTGACCCGTAAGCAGTGGATGGTCGTCGTGGCCGTCCTCGCCGCCTTGGCCATGATCGTCTCCGGGTCGGCTTTCGCCGCCAGCCGGAAGTCCTCGTCCGCAGCCGCCGCCGGCATCACCGAGTATTCGGTCAATGACTTGAAGAACGGCCAGGACGTGTCCCGCAGCGACATCCGCCAGGCTTTGGCCGAAGGGCGTAACGGGTCGAACAAGGACACCACCTATGTGTCCGTCTCCATCAACGGCCGCAAGCGTCTGGTGGCCGGCAGCAATTTCACCACGGTCAAATCCGTCCTGGAAGCCGGCAACATCACCTTGGGCTCCGACGAGAAGGTCAGTCCCTCCCTCAACTCCAAGGTGACCGAAGCGACCCAGATCATCATCTCCTCCACCAACTCGGAAATCCAGACCGTGGAGCAGTCCATTCCTTTCAACACCATCAAGAAGAACGACCCCACCTTGGCCCAGGGGACCACGAAAGTGCAGACCGAGGGCAAAGAAGGGACCATGGAGATCACCAACCTGGTGACCAAGAACGGGACCAAGACCCTTTCCTCCAACACCATCTCCGAATACGTGAAGACCGTTCCCACCAACAAGATCATCCTGGTGGGAACCAAGCAGCCCGAGGCCCCCAAGGTCTCGACCAACTCCAATTCCAACTCTTCCTCTTCCGGATCCAACTCCGCCCCCAAGGCTTCCTCCAACAATTACGGCACGACTTTGGCCCAGGGCGATTATCAGTCTTACGCCCACAGCCAAGTGCTCGCCCGGAAGTGGGGCGAGGACCAGTTCACCTGCTTGGTCCTCCTCTGGCAGCGTGAATCCGGCTGGCGCGTGAACGCCGCCAATCCATCCGGCGCCTATGGCATCCCCCAGGCCCTGCCCGGCAGCAAGATGGGTCCCGGCTGGCAGACCGACGCCAAGGTCCAGATCGACTGGGGTCTCAGCTACATCGCCGGCCGCTATGGCACCCCCTGCGGGGCTTGGGGCCATTCCAACGCCACTGGCTGGTATTAA
- a CDS encoding phosphate ABC transporter substrate-binding protein PstS — protein sequence MKTSKYSGGVRFAAAFCLICLTGVLGACGDNAVSSYLTKDMWMEAAEAPRLTGEFAGAGASSQKSAVDAWIVGFSGAQPQTKISYDPSGSGAGVNTFLMGAAAWAGTDAPLNDSQIASSKTVCQGKTAFDLPVYVSPIAVAYNLSDYGLNGGKTHLKLKPRTVAKIFSGAITRWNDPEIASQNPSLASRLPALDITPIWRSDKSGTTKVFQDYLHAAAGKDWPYRPSETWPNEVGQGAKGTSGVVLTSSQAQGTIGYADAAQVSGLGTVALGVGEAYVPFSAQATARLIARSPRNKKASQAGRYVIDVDYATTDPRSYPLALVSYDVACPAYKNPAQGEFVKQWLTYEVSSQGQRTAAANAGAVELPETLRAQLLTSIDSISGLSRITPAADERTTTGGREGRS from the coding sequence ATGAAGACAAGCAAATACTCCGGCGGGGTCCGCTTCGCCGCGGCTTTCTGCCTTATCTGCCTGACGGGCGTCCTCGGGGCCTGCGGCGATAACGCGGTTTCCTCCTATCTGACCAAGGACATGTGGATGGAGGCGGCTGAAGCCCCTCGCCTGACCGGTGAATTCGCCGGGGCGGGGGCCTCCTCGCAGAAATCGGCCGTGGACGCGTGGATCGTCGGTTTCTCCGGAGCCCAGCCCCAGACCAAAATCTCCTACGACCCTTCCGGATCCGGGGCCGGGGTCAACACCTTCCTCATGGGTGCCGCCGCCTGGGCCGGGACCGACGCCCCTCTGAACGACAGCCAGATCGCCTCCTCCAAAACCGTCTGCCAAGGCAAAACCGCCTTCGACCTGCCTGTGTATGTATCCCCCATAGCGGTGGCCTACAACCTGTCCGATTATGGTCTCAACGGCGGGAAGACCCACCTGAAGCTGAAACCCCGGACCGTGGCCAAGATCTTCTCCGGGGCCATCACCCGGTGGAACGACCCGGAGATCGCCTCTCAGAACCCTTCCCTGGCCTCCCGCCTGCCCGCCTTGGACATCACCCCCATCTGGCGCTCGGATAAGTCCGGAACGACCAAGGTCTTCCAAGACTACCTTCACGCGGCCGCCGGAAAGGACTGGCCTTACCGGCCTTCGGAGACCTGGCCGAACGAGGTGGGTCAGGGGGCCAAAGGCACTTCGGGCGTGGTCCTCACCTCCAGCCAGGCCCAGGGGACGATCGGCTACGCCGACGCCGCCCAGGTCTCCGGTCTGGGGACCGTGGCCCTGGGGGTGGGGGAGGCCTACGTGCCTTTCTCCGCCCAGGCGACGGCCCGGTTGATCGCCCGATCCCCCCGGAACAAGAAAGCCTCCCAAGCTGGCCGCTATGTGATCGATGTGGATTACGCCACCACGGACCCCCGCTCCTACCCTCTGGCCTTGGTCAGTTATGACGTCGCCTGCCCGGCCTACAAGAACCCGGCCCAAGGGGAATTCGTCAAACAGTGGCTCACTTACGAGGTCTCCTCCCAAGGGCAGCGTACGGCCGCCGCCAACGCCGGGGCCGTGGAACTCCCGGAGACCTTGAGGGCCCAGCTCCTGACCTCCATCGACTCCATCTCCGGCTTAAGCCGGATCACGCCGGCGGCGGATGAAAGAACCACTACCGGCGGCAGGGAGGGACGGTCATGA
- the pstB gene encoding phosphate ABC transporter ATP-binding protein PstB — protein sequence MGQRMDVNHLNVYYGKFHAVDDVNMVLEANKVTAFIGPSGCGKSTVLRTLNRMHETLPGAYCTGEILLEGKNLYGPNVDPVEVRRNVGMVFQRPNPFPTMSIRENVLAGLRLNNRRISQADADELVEWALRGANLWNEVKDRLDSPGIGLSGGQQQRLCIARAVAVHPQVLLMDEPCSALDPISTLAVEDLIAELKDEYTIVIVTHNMQQAARISDTTAFFNTQGSDKPGHLVEMTDTATMFSHPSSKETEGYISGHFG from the coding sequence ATGGGTCAGCGAATGGATGTGAATCACCTGAACGTCTACTATGGAAAATTCCATGCCGTGGACGACGTGAACATGGTCCTGGAGGCCAACAAGGTGACGGCTTTCATCGGTCCCTCGGGCTGTGGCAAGTCCACCGTCCTGCGGACCCTCAACCGCATGCATGAGACCCTGCCCGGGGCCTACTGCACCGGCGAGATCCTCCTGGAAGGCAAGAACCTGTATGGGCCCAACGTGGACCCGGTGGAGGTCCGCCGGAACGTGGGCATGGTCTTCCAAAGGCCCAACCCTTTCCCCACCATGTCCATCAGGGAGAACGTCCTGGCCGGCCTGCGGCTCAATAACCGCAGGATTTCCCAGGCGGACGCCGACGAGCTGGTCGAATGGGCCCTGCGGGGGGCCAACCTCTGGAACGAGGTCAAAGACCGTCTGGATTCCCCGGGGATCGGCCTGTCCGGCGGCCAGCAGCAGCGGCTCTGCATCGCCCGCGCGGTGGCCGTGCACCCCCAGGTCCTGCTTATGGACGAACCCTGCTCCGCCTTGGACCCCATCTCCACTCTGGCCGTGGAAGACCTGATCGCCGAGCTCAAGGACGAATACACGATCGTCATCGTCACCCATAACATGCAGCAGGCGGCCCGCATCTCGGACACCACCGCCTTCTTCAACACCCAGGGGTCGGACAAACCCGGCCACCTGGTGGAGATGACGGATACGGCCACCATGTTCTCCCATCCTTCCAGCAAGGAAACGGAAGGATACATCTCCGGCCACTTCGGCTGA
- a CDS encoding sugar porter family MFS transporter, with amino-acid sequence MPAQVFFYCPKPRREGESVMIPCKQRGVVMAAREKTQEMVHNPNVSAGVPLNSAFIFIFGALGGMLFGFDTGIISGASPLIESNFRLSVSQTGFITSSVLIGSCIGALSIGSLSDRFGRKKLLIVSAILFILGSSLCACSTGFLMMVCARIILGLAVGAASALTPAYLAELAPKERRGSLSTMFQLMITLGILLAYASNLGFLHHNIGGIRDWRWMLGSALIPTVLLLIGGILLPESPRYLVSKGDEKDAFKVLTLLRKDVDQTQVQMELDEIKKVASQDTRGGVRELFRIARPALVTAIGIMLFQQLVGINSVIYFLPQVFIKGFHFPEGDAIWVSVGIGVVNFVATVVATLIMDRFPRKRLLIFGSMVMTVSLAILALMNFLGDVSKMAIPTMVLIAFYILGFALSWGPIAWVLIGEIFPLSVRGIGSSFGSAANWLGNFIVSQFFLVLLAAFHNNVGGPFAIFDVFAALSIPFVIHFVPETRGKSLEEIEAEMAHKQAKKNDSREGATEAI; translated from the coding sequence ATGCCCGCCCAGGTCTTTTTTTATTGTCCGAAACCTCGGCGGGAAGGGGAATCGGTGATGATTCCTTGCAAACAGAGAGGAGTGGTCATGGCCGCTCGAGAAAAAACACAGGAAATGGTGCATAACCCCAACGTTTCGGCCGGGGTGCCGTTGAACAGCGCCTTCATTTTCATTTTCGGGGCTTTGGGAGGGATGCTCTTCGGCTTCGATACGGGAATCATCTCCGGGGCCTCCCCGCTCATCGAATCCAACTTCCGCTTGTCCGTCTCGCAGACCGGCTTCATCACCTCATCCGTTTTGATCGGTTCCTGCATCGGGGCCCTGTCCATCGGGTCCTTGTCCGACCGGTTCGGACGGAAGAAACTGCTCATCGTCTCCGCCATCCTCTTCATTCTGGGGTCCAGCCTCTGCGCTTGCTCCACCGGATTCCTGATGATGGTCTGCGCCCGGATCATTCTCGGTCTGGCCGTCGGGGCGGCTTCGGCCCTGACCCCCGCCTACCTGGCTGAGCTGGCCCCCAAGGAAAGGAGGGGGTCCCTCTCGACCATGTTCCAGCTGATGATCACTCTGGGCATCCTGCTGGCCTACGCGTCCAACCTGGGATTCCTCCACCACAACATCGGCGGCATCCGGGATTGGCGCTGGATGTTGGGTTCGGCCTTGATCCCGACCGTCCTCCTGTTGATCGGCGGCATCCTTCTGCCTGAATCCCCGCGCTATCTGGTCAGCAAGGGGGATGAGAAGGACGCTTTCAAAGTTCTGACCCTGCTGCGCAAGGACGTCGACCAGACCCAGGTCCAGATGGAGCTGGACGAGATCAAGAAAGTGGCTTCGCAGGACACCAGGGGCGGGGTCCGGGAGCTTTTCCGCATCGCCCGTCCGGCTTTGGTGACCGCCATCGGCATCATGCTTTTCCAGCAGCTGGTGGGGATCAACTCCGTCATTTACTTTCTCCCGCAGGTCTTCATCAAAGGCTTCCACTTCCCTGAAGGGGACGCCATCTGGGTTTCGGTGGGCATCGGCGTGGTGAATTTCGTGGCGACCGTCGTGGCGACGCTCATCATGGACAGGTTTCCCCGCAAACGTCTGCTGATTTTCGGGTCCATGGTCATGACCGTCTCCCTGGCCATCCTGGCCCTCATGAATTTCTTGGGGGATGTATCGAAGATGGCCATTCCCACCATGGTCCTCATCGCCTTTTACATCCTCGGCTTCGCCCTCTCCTGGGGGCCGATCGCCTGGGTGTTGATCGGGGAGATCTTCCCCTTGAGCGTGCGCGGCATCGGCAGCTCGTTCGGATCCGCGGCGAACTGGTTGGGCAACTTCATCGTCTCCCAGTTCTTCCTGGTCCTGCTCGCCGCCTTCCATAACAACGTCGGTGGGCCCTTCGCCATCTTCGACGTCTTCGCAGCCCTGTCCATCCCCTTCGTCATCCATTTCGTCCCGGAGACCCGGGGCAAGTCCTTGGAGGAAATCGAAGCGGAAATGGCGCATAAGCAGGCGAAGAAGAACGATTCCCGGGAAGGGGCGACGGAAGCGATCTGA
- a CDS encoding NCS2 family permease encodes MEKFFKLKENGTTASTEILAGLTTFFAMAYIVAVNPNVLGQAGMPWGAVFLATIIASIIGTLIMGLFANVPYALAPGVGLNAFFTFTVVKGLGFTWQQAMSMVFICGLINIIITATKLRKLIIQSIPPMLQHAISGGIGIFIAYIGLVDIGIIKFTPDKTAAAGANIGLARLDTSSLCLFLIGLFLCIVLTVIKLPGKWAVVNKGAFIIAMLATTLIGIPMGVTTMSHSVNLMQAVHQLPQTFMVIFTPAGFPSLFAGNAARIPLALVTIFAFSLSDIFDTIGTFIGTGRRAGIFSQQDEDAMEKGTGFSSKMDKAMFADSTATAIGSLIGTSNTTTFVESAAGIAAGGRTGLTSVVVSICFLISAILSPVVSAIPTAATAPVLVLVGCMMMSSFGEIDWTDLSVAIPAFFSSIFMALSYSISYGIAAGFVTYCITKVVKREAKEVHPIVWGVAFLFILDLTLQAVVKF; translated from the coding sequence ATGGAGAAATTTTTCAAACTGAAAGAAAACGGCACCACGGCGTCCACTGAGATCCTCGCCGGTCTCACCACCTTCTTCGCGATGGCTTACATCGTCGCCGTCAACCCCAACGTCCTCGGCCAAGCCGGCATGCCTTGGGGCGCCGTCTTCCTGGCCACTATCATCGCCTCCATCATCGGCACTTTGATCATGGGCCTGTTCGCCAACGTGCCTTACGCCCTGGCCCCAGGCGTCGGCCTCAACGCCTTCTTCACCTTCACGGTGGTCAAAGGCCTGGGCTTCACCTGGCAGCAAGCCATGTCCATGGTCTTCATCTGCGGCCTGATCAACATCATCATCACAGCGACCAAACTGCGCAAGCTCATCATCCAGTCCATCCCTCCCATGCTCCAGCACGCCATCTCCGGCGGCATCGGCATCTTCATCGCCTACATCGGCCTGGTGGACATCGGCATCATCAAATTCACTCCTGACAAGACTGCTGCGGCCGGGGCCAACATCGGCCTGGCCCGTCTGGATACGTCCAGCCTCTGTCTCTTCCTGATCGGCCTTTTCCTCTGCATCGTCCTGACCGTCATCAAGCTGCCCGGCAAGTGGGCCGTCGTCAACAAAGGGGCCTTCATCATCGCCATGCTGGCGACCACCCTGATCGGCATCCCCATGGGCGTGACCACCATGTCCCACAGCGTCAACCTCATGCAGGCCGTCCACCAGCTTCCGCAGACCTTCATGGTCATCTTCACCCCGGCCGGCTTCCCCTCCCTGTTCGCCGGGAACGCCGCCCGCATCCCGCTGGCTCTGGTGACCATCTTCGCCTTCTCCCTGTCCGACATCTTCGACACCATCGGGACCTTCATCGGGACCGGCCGTCGGGCCGGCATCTTCTCCCAGCAGGACGAGGACGCCATGGAGAAAGGCACGGGCTTCAGTTCCAAGATGGATAAGGCCATGTTCGCCGATTCCACCGCCACCGCCATCGGCTCCCTGATCGGCACCTCCAACACCACCACCTTCGTGGAATCCGCGGCCGGCATCGCCGCGGGCGGCCGCACCGGCCTCACGTCCGTCGTGGTCTCCATCTGCTTCCTCATCTCCGCCATCCTGTCTCCTGTCGTCTCCGCCATCCCCACCGCGGCCACCGCCCCGGTCCTGGTCCTGGTCGGCTGCATGATGATGAGCTCTTTCGGCGAAATCGATTGGACGGATCTGTCGGTGGCCATCCCCGCCTTCTTCTCCTCCATCTTCATGGCCCTGTCCTACTCCATCTCCTACGGTATCGCTGCCGGTTTCGTCACCTACTGCATCACCAAGGTGGTCAAGCGCGAGGCCAAGGAAGTGCATCCCATCGTCTGGGGGGTGGCCTTCCTCTTCATCCTGGACCTGACCTTGCAAGCCGTGGTCAAGTTCTGA
- the pstA gene encoding phosphate ABC transporter permease PstA, whose protein sequence is MAGKADKTGADQAAAPISSVPKPDFDKFTPTRSSLAGRKRFDRLMTVLIYTAFIIALIPLVSVLWTTVSQGAGRFNWYFLTHNMRGVVGGLYPYGGILHAMVGTLEITLAAMVISLPIGVMTSVYLVEYSHGGHLARAISFFVDVMSGIPSIVAGLFAYSFFSILLGPGTVNGLVGAVALSILMIPTVVRSTQEMLQIVPTDLREASYALGVTRSRTIVRVVLRTALPGIISGAILAIARVIGETAPLLIAAGFISSTNANLFSGRMTTLPVYVYNEYSQGLATCLVDARGAVPPTCVASIRMERAWAAALALILLVLVLNAIGRLVARAFAPKGSAKS, encoded by the coding sequence ATAGCCGGTAAAGCCGATAAGACCGGTGCCGACCAAGCCGCCGCCCCCATTTCCTCCGTCCCTAAGCCCGATTTCGACAAATTCACGCCGACCAGGTCCTCCTTGGCTGGTCGCAAGCGGTTCGACCGGCTGATGACCGTCCTCATCTACACGGCCTTCATCATCGCCCTCATCCCCCTCGTCTCCGTCTTATGGACCACCGTCTCCCAGGGGGCCGGCCGTTTCAACTGGTACTTCCTGACCCATAACATGCGGGGGGTGGTCGGCGGCCTGTACCCCTACGGAGGCATCCTCCACGCCATGGTCGGTACTTTGGAGATCACCCTGGCCGCCATGGTCATCTCCCTCCCCATCGGAGTCATGACTTCAGTCTACTTGGTCGAATACTCCCATGGAGGCCATCTGGCCCGGGCCATCTCCTTCTTCGTGGACGTGATGAGCGGCATCCCCTCCATCGTGGCCGGCCTGTTCGCCTATTCCTTCTTCTCCATCCTTCTGGGCCCCGGGACGGTCAATGGGCTCGTGGGCGCGGTCGCCTTGAGCATCCTCATGATTCCCACCGTGGTCCGCTCTACCCAGGAGATGCTGCAGATCGTCCCCACGGACCTGCGCGAAGCCTCGTACGCCTTGGGCGTGACCCGGTCCAGGACCATCGTCCGCGTGGTCCTGCGGACGGCCTTACCCGGAATCATCTCCGGGGCCATCCTGGCCATAGCCCGGGTGATAGGGGAGACGGCCCCTTTGCTGATCGCCGCCGGCTTCATCTCTTCGACCAACGCCAACCTCTTCTCCGGCAGGATGACCACCTTGCCTGTCTACGTCTACAATGAGTACTCGCAGGGCCTGGCCACCTGCCTGGTCGACGCCCGAGGGGCCGTGCCCCCCACCTGCGTTGCCTCCATCCGGATGGAGAGGGCCTGGGCGGCTGCTTTGGCCTTGATCCTCCTCGTCCTGGTCCTCAACGCCATCGGCCGGCTGGTGGCCAGGGCCTTCGCCCCCAAAGGGTCGGCCAAGTCATGA